In Ctenopharyngodon idella isolate HZGC_01 chromosome 1, HZGC01, whole genome shotgun sequence, a single genomic region encodes these proteins:
- the LOC127513493 gene encoding LOW QUALITY PROTEIN: DNA polymerase epsilon subunit 2-like (The sequence of the model RefSeq protein was modified relative to this genomic sequence to represent the inferred CDS: substituted 1 base at 1 genomic stop codon) — MVPTEPSSFTRAYYGNINFFGGPSTTAVKASAKLKQLVEENEDAMFVMVSDVWLDSVEVLEKIHTMFSGYSAMPPTCFIFCGNFSSAPYGRNQIRTLKDSFKALADLICEFPSIHNSSRFVFVPGPEDPGPGNVLPRPSLAEHITEEFRQRVPFSVFTTNPCRMQYCSQEMVVVREDLVNKMCXNCVRLPSSNLDIPSHFVKTILSQGHLMLLPLYVCPVYWAYDYVYPVPDVIVFADKYDTFNVSNTDCLCINPGSFPKSGFSFKVYYPSNRTVEDSKLQGL, encoded by the exons ATGGTACCCACAGAGCCCTCTTCGTTCACCAG GGCGTATTATGGCAATATAAACTTCTTTGGTGGGCCGTCCACCACTGCGGTCAAAGCGTCAGCCAAACTCAAGCAGCTGGTGGAGGAGAATGAAGACGCCATGTTTGTGATGGTTTCGGACGTGTGGCTGGACAGTGTGGAGGTCCTGGAGAAGATCCACACCATGTTCTCAG GCTACTCTGCCATGCCGCCCacctgcttcatattttgtgggAATTTCTCCTCCGCTCCTTACGGCAGGAACCAGATCCGAACTCTCAAAG ATTCTTTTAAAGCACTTGCTGATCTGATTTGTGAATTTCCCAGCATTCACAACAG cagTCGTTTTGTGTTTGTTCCCGGACCAGAAGACCCCGGGCCCGGCAATGTCTTACCAAG ACCTTCGTTGGCTGAGCACATCACAGAGGAGTTCAGACAGCGCGTGCCGTTCTCCGTCTTCACCACCAACCCCTGCAG GATGCAGTACTGCAGTCAAGAGATGGTGGTGGTTCGAGAAGACCTCGTCAACAAGATGTGCTGAAACTGTGTTCGACTCCCCAGCAGCAACCTGGATATCCCTTCCCAT TTTGTGAAAACCATCCTGTCACAAGGACACCTGATGCTGCTCCCGCTCTACGTGTGTCCAGTGTACTGGGCGTATGATTACGTTTATCCTGTGCCTGATGTCATTGTCTTCGCTGACAAATACGACACCTTCAACGTATCCAACACAGACTGCCTGTGCATCAACCCA GGTTCTTTTCCAAAAAGTGGATTCTCCTTTAAAGTTTATTATCCGTCCAACAGAACAGTGGAGGACAG CAAATTACAAGGGCTTTAA